In Candidatus Methylomirabilota bacterium, one genomic interval encodes:
- a CDS encoding SDR family NAD(P)-dependent oxidoreductase → MRFPGRVVIVTGAGRGIGLALARAFGREGARVAALDIDAPGVESLARELGERRVEAMALKTDVTVGAEVRHAVDAVIARWSRIDVLVNNAGGFSVMKKTEEIADDEWEGIVRFNLTSAFLCAKAVLPIMKRQRGGRIVNLSSIVGRGGAVTVTSHYAAAKAGVLGFTRQLAREVGPDGITVNAVAPGTVATERFKALRTPAEVQEFTESIPLRRVAQPEEIAECVLFLASDAAGYITGAALDVNGGLVMM, encoded by the coding sequence ATGAGGTTCCCGGGACGGGTCGTCATCGTGACGGGCGCGGGCCGAGGGATCGGACTCGCCCTGGCCCGGGCCTTCGGGCGGGAGGGCGCCCGGGTGGCGGCGCTCGACATCGACGCCCCCGGCGTGGAGTCGCTCGCCCGCGAGCTGGGCGAGCGGCGCGTCGAGGCGATGGCGCTGAAGACCGACGTGACGGTCGGCGCCGAGGTGCGGCACGCGGTCGACGCGGTCATAGCCCGCTGGAGCCGGATCGACGTGCTGGTCAACAACGCGGGCGGCTTCTCGGTCATGAAGAAGACGGAGGAGATCGCCGACGACGAGTGGGAGGGGATCGTCCGCTTCAACCTCACCAGCGCGTTCCTGTGCGCCAAGGCGGTGCTGCCCATCATGAAGCGCCAGCGGGGGGGCCGCATCGTGAACCTGTCGTCGATCGTGGGGCGGGGCGGCGCCGTCACCGTCACCTCCCACTACGCGGCGGCCAAGGCGGGCGTCCTCGGCTTCACCCGGCAGCTGGCGCGCGAGGTCGGCCCCGACGGCATCACCGTCAACGCCGTGGCGCCGGGGACCGTGGCCACCGAGCGCTTCAAGGCCCTGCGGACGCCGGCGGAGGTGCAGGAGTTCACCGAGAGCATCCCCTTGCGACGGGTGGCCCAGCCCGAGGAGATCGCCGAGTGCGTGCTCTTCCTCGCCTCCGACGCCGCCGGCTACATCACGGGCGCGGCCCTCGACGTCAACGGCGGCCTGGTGATGATGTGA
- a CDS encoding ABC transporter ATP-binding protein: MASVRLENLSKTFGGSVEAVRDLNLEVADGEFVVFVGPSGCGKTTTLNLIAGLERPTAGDIYIGPDRVTDWEPRDRNLGMVFQSLALFPHMTVFENIAFPLLIKKVPAAEIAARVQAVATTLHVAHLLAKRPATLSGGEAQRVALARTIIVQPDVFLMDEPLSSLDAKLRVEMRTELKRLHASLRATFVYVTHDQAEAMTMADRIVVMQGGLIQQVGPPLEIYGDPANRFVAGFFGVPAMNFVEGELRADAGGLRFRAPALELMVPPGRHAGPAVLGVRPEQVRLAEPGGGWPATVSLIEPMGDETLVFLDYGGPASLVAKVDAEEKIAVGDRRPFGFKSEKLVFFDGTTGGRILR, translated from the coding sequence ATGGCCAGCGTCCGGCTCGAGAACCTCAGCAAGACGTTCGGCGGGAGCGTCGAGGCCGTGCGGGACCTGAACCTCGAGGTCGCCGACGGCGAGTTCGTGGTCTTCGTCGGCCCCTCGGGCTGCGGCAAGACCACCACCCTGAACCTCATCGCCGGCCTGGAGCGGCCGACCGCCGGCGACATCTACATCGGACCCGACCGCGTGACTGACTGGGAGCCGCGCGATCGCAATCTCGGGATGGTCTTCCAGAGCCTGGCCCTCTTCCCCCACATGACGGTCTTCGAGAACATCGCGTTCCCCCTCCTGATCAAGAAGGTCCCGGCCGCCGAGATCGCCGCGCGGGTGCAGGCGGTGGCCACGACGCTGCACGTGGCCCACCTGCTCGCCAAGCGCCCGGCCACGCTCTCCGGCGGCGAGGCCCAGCGCGTGGCCCTGGCCCGGACCATCATCGTCCAGCCGGACGTGTTCCTCATGGACGAGCCGCTGTCCAGCCTGGACGCCAAGCTCCGGGTGGAGATGCGCACCGAGCTCAAACGCCTGCACGCCTCGCTGCGGGCCACCTTCGTGTACGTCACCCACGACCAGGCCGAGGCCATGACCATGGCCGACCGCATCGTGGTCATGCAGGGCGGCCTGATCCAGCAAGTGGGGCCACCGCTGGAAATCTACGGTGACCCGGCCAACCGCTTCGTGGCCGGGTTCTTCGGGGTGCCGGCCATGAACTTCGTGGAAGGCGAGCTGCGGGCCGACGCCGGCGGCCTTCGCTTCCGGGCCCCGGCCCTGGAGCTGATGGTGCCGCCGGGCCGGCACGCCGGGCCAGCCGTCCTCGGCGTCCGTCCCGAGCAGGTGCGCCTGGCCGAGCCCGGCGGCGGCTGGCCGGCCACGGTGAGCCTCATCGAGCCGATGGGCGACGAGACGCTCGTCTTTCTCGATTACGGCGGCCCGGCGTCGCTGGTGGCCAAGGTGGACGCGGAGGAGAAGATCGCGGTCGGTGATCGCCGGCCGTTCGGCTTCAAGAGCGAGAAGCTCGTCTTCTTCGACGGGACGACCGGCGGGAGGATCCTGCGATGA